A genome region from Candidatus Methylacidiphilales bacterium includes the following:
- a CDS encoding AEC family transporter, which produces MTVFLSILPIYGVITLGWVLRRTGFLSREADDTLFRLSVNVLYPCLVFDAILGNPSLRDTGALVVAPFLGFALAAGGMGLCRMLAGAAGVEGSSSRGTFALATGMFNWAYLALPIVLALFGKGAAGVLFVFNVGVEVAMWTVGRMLLTEKGGPGMWRKMVNAPVVAVFLALAANALNDGAWVPDPLRDTIHLVGLASIPIGLLLVGASFFDFFGEICWFRQRRELASALVLRLGLLPPLFLAVAVCLPLSRELREVIVVQAAMPSAVFPLVMARLYGGDAPLALLVILGTTLGSLATMPFWIHWGMELVGKF; this is translated from the coding sequence TCGATTTTACCGATCTACGGCGTGATCACCCTGGGCTGGGTCTTGCGGCGGACGGGGTTTCTGAGCCGGGAGGCGGATGACACATTGTTTCGCCTGAGCGTGAATGTGCTTTATCCCTGCCTGGTCTTCGATGCCATCCTGGGCAACCCCTCACTGCGCGATACCGGTGCCTTGGTGGTGGCGCCGTTCCTTGGCTTCGCCCTGGCGGCGGGCGGGATGGGACTGTGCCGGATGTTGGCGGGAGCCGCGGGGGTGGAAGGGTCGTCGTCGCGGGGCACCTTCGCCCTGGCCACCGGGATGTTCAATTGGGCCTATCTGGCGTTGCCCATTGTGCTTGCCCTGTTTGGCAAAGGCGCAGCAGGGGTTTTGTTTGTTTTCAATGTGGGTGTCGAGGTGGCGATGTGGACCGTGGGTCGGATGTTGCTGACGGAAAAAGGCGGGCCGGGGATGTGGCGGAAGATGGTCAACGCGCCGGTGGTGGCCGTTTTCCTGGCCCTGGCGGCCAATGCCCTCAACGACGGTGCGTGGGTTCCCGATCCGTTGCGCGATACCATCCATCTAGTGGGTCTGGCTTCGATCCCGATCGGGTTGTTGCTGGTGGGGGCTTCGTTTTTTGATTTCTTCGGCGAGATCTGCTGGTTCCGGCAGCGGCGAGAACTGGCCTCGGCCTTGGTCCTGCGACTGGGCCTGTTGCCGCCCCTGTTTCTGGCGGTGGCGGTCTGTTTGCCCTTATCACGAGAGTTGCGAGAGGTGATTGTGGTTCAGGCGGCCATGCCCTCGGCGGTTTTCCCTTTGGTCATGGCGCGTCTCTACGGCGGCGATGCCCCCCTGGCACTCCTGGTCATCCTCGGGACG